From the Nitrospinota bacterium genome, the window GAAATCAAAAAGAAAAGGAAGGCCGCGGCGTAACTGTCCGCCGCTTGCGGCCCCGCCGGGATTAATCGGAAATCACCGGATGGACAAAGCGGACAATTCATGTGCTACTAAACCGGACATTTCTATTTGTTGCTAACAGAGAATATGCACAATATGCACAATGCGCATTACACGAGACAATGTTCCTGTATTTTCTTAATTTACAAATAGTTCCCGCTCGCCAGGGCATTCTTCACCCCGGCATCCTAATCTATGCTAAAGAGTCTGGGGGGTGACGCGCTTCGCGCTTAAACACCCCGGACAGCGGAAATTGAAAGGCAATTCCTCCCTCTGTGCCTCTGTGTCTCTGTGGTGACAACTCTTGCTCTCAATCCTGGTTCTCTTCATCCCGGCGTCCATGCAGCGCCATCGTCCCGCTCCTCTTCGCCGCAATTCTCTTCGTTCCATAATTCCCCCCGCTAAAGTAAAATCCATCCTATGAAACAGTTTCACCGCATCATCGGATCCGCCGGGCATATAGACCACGGCAAGACCACGCTGATAAAGGCGCTCACCGGCGTTGATTGCGACAGGCTGAAGGAAGAAAAAAAGCGCGGCATCACCATAGATATCGGCTTCGCATCGCTCCCGCTGCCCGACGGCGGCGTGGCCGGAATAGTGGACGTGCCGGGGCATCGCAAGTTCGTCCACAACATGCTGGCGGGGGCGGCGGGGATAGACGTGGCGCTTTTAGTTGTGGCCGCAGACGACGCCGTGATGCCCCAGACCGTCGAGCATCTGGCCATCTTGGAGATCATCGGAGTCACACGCGGCATGGTGGCGGTGACAAAGGCGGATATGGTGGACGCGGAGACGCTGAAAATGGCCGTGGACGATGTGGCCGCCCTGATCGCAAAATCGTCACTCGCGGGCGCAAATATTATCCCATGCTCCCCGATCACCGGAGCGGGAATGGACGAGGTGAAATCTGAATTGTTCCGCCTCGCCTCCATCCCGTCCCGGCGGGACACGGAATCGTTTTTCCGCATGCCCATAGACCGGGCCTTTACCATGAAAGGGCACGGCCTTGTGATCACAGGCTCGGTATTCAGCGGATCGGCGAAAGAGGAGGACCGCGTGGTGATATCCCCCGGCGGGATGGAGGCGCGGATCCGCAAAATACAATCGTATGGCCGGCAGGCGGAGGTGGCCGCCGCCGGGGCGCGCGCCGCTTTGAACATCACCGGGCCGCAAAAAGAAGAAGTACACCGTGGCATGGTGGCCTGCCACCCCTCCATCGCCGCTGGCCACACTTCGTTTTTCGGCTCGATATTATGCCACCCCCTCTCCCCGGCCAACATCGTCCACGGCAAATCTTATCTTCTTCATCTGCACACAGCGGAGACCTTGTGCGAGGTGGCGCTCGATCCTGTCAAAATACTCAAACTTGGCGGACGCGGATTTGCGAAAATCAGGTTCGGCCATCCGGTGAACCTCCTCCATGGCGACAGGTTTGTGATACGCTCCTCATCGGCCAACCAGACCCTGGGCGGCGGGATGGCGCTGCTCCCCGGCGGGGCGTTGACCGCGGCGGGAAGCAGTGTCGGCGCGGTCCGGGAGTTACTAGCCGCGCTTGAAAAAGGAGTGGACGCTGCGCTTGCCGCGATGGTCCGCCGCGCCCCATGCGGATACCCTGCCAATGAGTTGATGGCGATTTTCAACATGCCGCGCCAAAGGCTGGATGCGGCCATCGCAAAAATCGGCGGCGCCGGGATTTTCGAATGGAAGGGGGAGCCATACGTTTTCCTTGCCGCAGAGGCCAAAGCCGCAATGGAAAAGCTTGCCGCCGCCGTCGCAAAATTCCACGCGGACAACCCGGCGGTGAGCGGGATGGACGAAACGAAGCTTGCCGCGATGGCGCATGCCTTTATTGATCCCGCGCTCGCCGGGCACTGGATACGAAAGGGGGCGGAAGGGGGGCTGCTGGAGATAAACGGCGCGTTGATACGCATCCCCGGCCGCCGGGCGGTGTTTTCCGGAGCGGACGAAAAAGCCCGCACCGCCATCGTGCGCACGTTCCGGGACGGTGGGCTCAATCCGCCAAAGGCCGCCGACGTTCCCACCGTCTCCAAAATTCCCCGCGCCGAGGCTGTGAAGATAGTCCGCGCGCTGATACAGGATGGGGAGCTTGTCACCGTCGCCCCCGAATACGTGATACATCGTGAAACTCTCCAGTCCGCCAAGGCGAAGCTTTTGGAGGAAGTCGCCAGGGAAGGATTCGTGGAGACCGCCCGTTACCGCGACATCCTGGGATGCGGCCGCAAGACCGCCATAGACCTGCTGGAATATTTCGACGGCGCGGGACTGACCAGGCGGGTGGACAACAAGGGGCGGCGGGTCTTGGTATGACGCGTGGCGATTATTGACTATGGCGCCGAAGATCGAGCGGATACTGGCGCGGCTTGATATCGCCACCTCCCCGGAGGTGATGAACCTGCCGGGCTTTAAATCGCACCCGTTGAAGGGGGGGCATAAAGGCTTTTGGTCTATATGGGTGACCGGCAACTGGCGGATAGTTTTCCGCTTTGAAGGGAACCATGTGTTCGACGTTGACCTTGTTGATTACCATTGACCGCAAAGGAGACGACGCCATGGCAATGAAAGAACCGCCCCAACCCGGCAAGTCCGTGCGTTTTGACTGTCTGGAGCCTTTGGGCCTCACTGTCACCAAGGCCGCAAAAGTCCTTGGCGTGAGCCGCCAGGCTTTGAACAATATCGTCAATGGAAAGTCCGGGATTTCCCCTGAAATGGCGATCCGGCTTGGCAAGGCGTTTGGCGGCACGGCGGAAGGATGGCTTGCCCTGCAGATGGCATATGACCTGGCGCAGGCTAAAAAACGGGCGAAGTCTATCAAGGTTGATCGTTACGTCGCGCAGGAAGGGCATTCCGCCTATTAGCTGCCAGACTTTTCGCTTGTCCGGGAATTTCAATTGCTTTCCAGTGTCCGCCTCAGGCAGGTTCAATACATTAAAGTTTCGCTCCGCTTATTTTATAATCCAAAATAATTGAATAACAAAACGATATGATGGATAATCAACAATTGAAATAAAGTATTATGCAGATACAGCAAATGATACAAAAAATGACCGAAACCGGACAGCCCGCCGTGCTTACGAGGACCATCCTGGTTGTGGACGATAACGAGGACAATATCTTCCTGCTGGAAAACATAATGGTCAACAACGGCTACAGGGTGCTGAAGGCCCTTGGCGGCCAGGAAGGGCTGGACATGATCAACGCCGGCTCTTCGGAAATAGACCTTATAATCCTGGACGTGATGATGCCCGACGTGGACGGGCTTACCGTCACAAAGCTTGTGAAGGAAAGTCCCAGGACCCGCCACATACCCATTTTGCTGCTCACCGCCGGCCATTCCCGGACGGAAGACCTGGCCCGGGGGCTGGACATGGGGGCGGACGATTACCTCATAAAACCGGCGGAACGGATCGAACTGCTCGCCCGTGTGCGATCTCTTCTGCGTACAAAGACTCTGCAGGACGAGCTTTCGGAGAAGAACAAAAAGCTCGCCGACATGAACGACAACCTCGAACAGATGGTCGAGGAGCGCTCCATCGAAATACTCATCACAAGGGACGCGGTGATCTTCGGCCTGGCAAAACTGGCCGAATACCGGGACCCGGAGACCGGGGCGCACCTTGAGCGGATCCGCAACTACACCCTCGATCTTTCCAGGGAATTGCTGCGCACCGGCAAATGCCCGGAGGCGATAGACGACGAGTTCTGCAGGATGATATACCAGTGCAGCCCCCTGCACGACATCGGCAAGGTGGGCATACCCGACAACGTGCTGCTCAAGCCCGGCAAGCTCACAGATGACGAGTTTACGATAATGAAAAAACATTCCAGCATCGGCGGGGACGCTTTGGCCTCCGCCATCCGCTGGAACATTTCGGAGAACAACTTCCTTTCAATGGGGTGCGACATCGCTTATTACCATCACGAAAAATGGAACGGCAGCGGATACCCCAAGGGGCTCAAGGGGGAGGACATCCCCCTGTCGGCGAGGATCATGGCGCTGGCGGACGTTTACGACGCCCTCACCCACAAGCGGGTATATAAGGCGGCCATGAGCCACGAGGAGGCCACCAGGATAATCACCGAAGGGCGCGGCTCCCATTTCGATCCGGAAATCGTGGACACATTCCTAAATTCGCAGGAAATATTCATGCGAATCCGGCGGCAATACGAGGCAGGCCCCGCCGAGGCTTGACGCGGCGGCTTGCTGGCATTCTTTTTCCCCTCCTTTACAAGGAGGGGTGGCGGCTTAAGCCGCCGGGGTGGTAATGCTTTCGCGTGATCGCCCGGCAACGAATTACAATGAGCTCTCCCACCCCCTCGGCTCCTTCGGAGCCACTCCCCCTCTGGCAGGGGGAGAAACGGATTTGGAACAACATGGAGCGCGGACATTATGCCTAAAGAAATCACCCACTGGGCCATGGCGCAGGCGGCCGCCGATTCGCTTCAAAACCAGCGGCTCGCCTCCGCTATCAAAGACAACATCCATCTTTATTACATCGGCGCCGTCGTCCCGGACACGGCGTACTATGTCACCTTCGGCTCCCAAAGTGAATTCTATGAATGGGCGGCCGACAGGCTCCACGGAACAAAGGGGGAGAACACTTTCGAGCCGGTCGCGGAGCTGTTCGGGCATATCGGCCAAAATCCATCCGGCGGCTCGCTTGCGTTTGCCCTTGGCGCGTTGACCCATATCGCCTCGGACACCGTGTTCCATCCGCTGGTCTGCCATTTCGCCGGGGATTACCACGCCGCGCAAAAAGATGAGCGCAGGATGGCCCGTGCGCGCCACAGGTGGATCGAAACGCTCATAGACCTTTGGTACATGTCCCGCCCGCTGGCCAATGGCGCGTCGTTGTCCCGTTCGCTGCATAACACCGGGATGGACACGCGGGATTTTTACAGGCTGGCGGCGGCATACGTTTTCAACGCGGAGGGAAAAGGAAAAGAGGCGGGGTTTGCGTTCGCGTCCCACCGGGTTTTCCAAAGCTCGTTCAGCAGCGGCCTTGCAAGAACAGCCCTCAAGGCGGCGGGAACGCTTGGAATTGACACGCGGGAGCACATGCCGCTTTTCTACCCATCCCTTTCCGGCCCCGCGCGAAAACCGCTGGCGGCCGCCGTAGCATACAAAAATCCGCGGACCGGCGAACCGTGCGAAGACTCGCTGGACACCCTTGAACAAAAGACCATCGGGCGCGCCCACGCCTATTTTGAGATGGTGGAGCAAGGGATCACATCGGGAGAAGGCCCGGCGAAAATATTCACCGCCGCAAAAGGCCCATCGCTGGAGACCGGCGTCATTGGCGAATATGGCGCGCCGCCGACGGTTTACAACACGTCAAGGAAAATAGAAGAGATACTTTACTGAAGCTCCGGCTCTGGAGCTTCCGGCGAATCGGCCCTTAGCTGTCTTTATTTGCTTCCCCGTGGTCGCCGACCACGGATTCTTTAAAGCGCACAGGCTAAAGCTCCGGCTCTGGAGCCTCCGGCGCACCGGTTCTCCTTCCCTCTGATTTCTTTTTTAGCTGTCCGGGGGGTTCTTCACCCCGGACTCTTCGTTTACATCAGCCGCTTTTTTTGCTTCCCCGTGGTCGCCGACCACGGATTCTTTAAAGCGCACAGGCTAAAGCTCCGGCTCTGGAGCCTCCGGCGCACCTGTCCTTCTTCCTTCTGATTTCTTTTTCACAGGCTTCGCGTCTCTCTTGCCGGCTTGCTCACCTCTTCCGGAAATATTCCGGAAGCATTCCTCGTCCTTTAGCGATTGAAGGTCCGGATCCGCCCCCGCATACTGTATCGCGGAAAAGCCCATCTTGGCCGCCTTCGAAAGCGCGCCGCACGCCTCCTGCGTCCTTCCCGTCAGCGCGTAAACACAGGCCAGGTTATAGTGATGTATCCCCGCGCCCGGATCGAGCCTGGCCGCGTTTAACAATATTTTTTCCGCATCCGCGTGCTTGCCGAGCTTTATATTCACCTCGCCCAGGTTCCCCACGGCCTCCGCATCGCCGGGCCGCAGCCGGACAGCCTCGGCCAGCTCCCTTTCCGCCTCGTCATACCGCTTGAGAATCAGCAGCGCCGTGCCGATACCAAGGCTCGTCTCAAACGTCATCGAAGGCGCAATCTTGCGCGCCTGCATGTATTTCTCCAGCGCCTCCTCCCCGTAGCCGGTCATGTTGGCCGCCGCGCCCCACATAAGCAGCGCCGCAGCCCTGTCCTTCACCGGCAATTTGTCCGTTTCGCGCAGGCGCACAAGAGCCTTTGCCGGCTTTCCCGCCTTCAGGTAACATTCGCCAAGCAGCGCCTTCAAATCGCCGTCCAGCGGATACATCCGCGCCGCCTCCAGGAACTTCAACGCGGCGGACTCGAATTTCCCAAGTTTATAAGCGGACATCCCCCATGCGAAATACGCCTCCCGCGTCAGGTCCCGCATCCGGGAAACGTGGAAAGCCTTTAGCGCCTGCTCATACTTCCCCTCGTTGTAAAGCCGCGTTCCTTTGGCAACGGCCGATTCCGCCCCATGCCCGGCCGAAGCCGTCAGCGCCACCAGCGCCAGCGCCATCGCAAACAGTTTCATTCGAATCCCCTTTTCCCTTCAATCCGCCCTCTTTGGTGTCATCCGCCCCTGATCCGATCCGCGTCTAATGCTCTCCTCGCCGGGCCTCCGTTATGTTATCATCGTTGTTCTCATTATTAAGAACAGGATTGGTATGGCAAAGGAAAAAGAAAAAATCGCCGAGCCGGAGATCATAAAGGTCACCAAAAAAGGGCACGGCGGCGGCCACGGCGGATCGTGGAAAGTTGCCTATGCCGACTTCGTGACGGCCATGATGGCCTTTTTCCTGCTCATGTGGCTTATGACCATGACGTCAAAGGAGAAAAAGATACTCCTCTCCCAATACTTCAACAACGTCAGCCTCTCCAACGTGAAGGGGGGCCTGCCGTATATGGAGTCCGGCTCGCGCAACCTCACTGAAAAGCCGGAGGACATCATCTCGTCCGTCTCCATTGACCAGGAGAAAATATCCGACCAGATGGCCGGCGGCGCCCCTCCCGCGTCGGAACTGGTCAAGTCCATCATCTCCCAGCTTATGGATTTGGCGGACCAGATCAAGGTGGAGTCCATGGACGAAGGCATACGCATCGAAATTACCGACACGGAGAAAAGCCGCCTGTTCGCCCCGGGCAGCGCGCAGCTTACGGACACGGCGAAGAAACTTTTGAAACCAGTGGCCGAGAACATCAAAGGAGCGGTCACAAGAATCGCCATCGAGGGGCATACCGACTCCCAGCAGATCGCCAAGGGGGGCGAAAGCGCGTGGGAGATGTCCGCCGCCCGGGCCATGGCAGTTCGCAAAGAGCTGGAAGGTTACGGGGTCAACCCGTTCAGCATCGAAAAGATCATAAGCTATGGCGACAGGCTGCTGATGGACAAGTCCAATCCCGCGAACGTTTCCAATAACCGGATCAACATCATCCTGCTCGACAGCCGCAAGACCGAACAGAAAAAGGCGGAAGCCGCCGCGAAGGCAGGCGCTGCCCCCGCTCCCGTGCCCGCTCCAGCCGCGGCTCACTGATAAATACGATGCGGACATTAATCAAGAGCGCGCATTCGCCGGAAGACGTGCGGCCTGCGCCCGCCGCCGGAGTTGACGCAGGCAAAGACCGGGAGGACACTTCCATCGAGTCCGGCGATGAGATCGTCGCTGTGATCAAGGCCGCGATTGCGGCGTATAAGAAAAGCAATTCGTAGCGCTGGAATCCATCCGGCAGTTCCTGTTTCTCCCCCTTTACAAGGGGGAGTACGCCGCAGGCAGGAGGGGGTAATCTTTGCGCGATGCTTTCCCGGCTCGTTTACCACCCCGGCGGCTGGACGCCGCCACCCCTCCTTAAAAAAGGAGGGGAAACATTGACCGCTGTCCGGTGCGTTCTTCATCCCCGGACTATTATTTTATTGCTTCCCCGTGGTCGCCTCGGACTGTTGCCCAAAAGGGAAAACACGCGAAACGAACGCTGTCCGGGGTGTTCTTCACCCCGGACTCTATGTTTATAAGAGTGCTAAACTCTTGACTTTGGGACATCGGGGTGAAGAACACCCCGATGAAATAATGCCATGTATTAAATCATTGCTCCCGGGCGCCCGAATCGGCTTCCGGTATGGCATAATGAAATTATTTTTCTTACCCTTCCTTCTCCTGTAATATTCATTTCCTTCTCCATCCCCTCTGTGCCTCTGTGTCTCTGTGGTTATATTTCCTTTACTCTCCTGAATTTCACCAAACAAGCCTTCCCCGTCTCATATTACCCTGTATTGACGCGGGTTTCATGCCCCCCACCCTCCTACTCTTTCAGAACGCCCAGAACGCTCTAGTGCGACTTATGCTACTTTTCTTTCTGTTCGCATTTACCTCTTGTTTTTTCCGGGTTACATTCCGCGTGTGCTCGCCGCTCACCGGAAGCATGGCCGGAACCTCCGGCCCGGCTAGTGAAACGTTTGATGGAGGTATTTGTGATGATGATGGCGCCGCCGCCGGACTGGCTCCCGGACGTTGACTGTCCGGGAAATCCCCTCCCTCCCGGATCCCGCCCTTTCGGGCTCCCGCCGGTCTTACCGCCCTTTTTACGCTTGACCCAGCCCCCGTTCGGGAGCCTGCCCGGCGGCGGCGCCTCATCACCACACCCCGCAACCTTTATACGGAGCTAAGGACCAAATGCCCACAATTGACGACAGCGGCGCCGTGAAAAGCGTCAGGAAAAGCGCACTGGAGCTACTCGCGGGGCTGTACATGTTCCCCCAGAAGGACGCTTCCCTGGCCGCCTCCTTAAAGCCTCGCTTCCCAGGCCTCGTCCAAAAGGACGTGAAGGACTGCCTTTCGTATCTGGGGAAAAAAGGTTATCTCTCCGTGCACCGCACAGGCCGGCGCCCCGCCACATTCCAGATAACTCCGCTGGGCATAGACATCGTGGACGGCGCCCTCAACGACCAGGGGATCATCCCCACAAGGCCAGACCCCGCCGCGCTGATGGCCAAAAAGGCGGTACGCTCCGGCGTTGTGGCCTATTGCCGCCAATACCCCGAATCGTTCAACGGCGACGATGAGATACATATCGACCTGCTCGATCAGGGGATGGAGCGGCTGCTTCTCGACGATGTGCGTTATCACATCTGGTACCTGGCCGGCAAAGAATATCTGGAGATGAAGACCCATCCCGCCTCAAACGGCGTCATCTACCTTGCGCGGATAACCGCCCGTGGGATGGACCTGGCCGACGGCGTGCTGTCCGACGCGGGAGTGACCAACGATGAATGACGTGGTTTCCCCATCGCTTTCCGATGAGCAGAAAGATGCGGTGGAACGCGCCTTCGCCGCCGGTTCGCCGAAAGCGGAGATATTGCGCGAGGCGCTGGCCCTCGGCCCGGCCAGGGAAGAGGACGTGGCCGACGAAATAGAAAAGATGGAGGCCGCCGCGCAGTTAAAGCGCCATTTCAAGAAAGAAGGCGCCCGCATCATCCGCGATTTTTTGGACCGCGCGAAAGCCGGGTCCGACGTGGACGACATCGCCGCCCTGCTGGAGCTTGCCATATACCGCGACCTTCTGCGGCGCTGCGCCGAGGACGAAAAGTCCCTGGGCAGGATTTCCATGGAGCAGCTTTTAAAGTTCGACATCCATTACCGCCGCGTCCGGATCGCAACGAAAAAGGTGGATGAAAGCTCCCCCGCCACCGCCGCAAAGACCAGGAAATTGGCGGCCAGGATGCTGGTGCGCATCGTGGAGAAAATCGAGAGCCTCGGCGGACAGGTCAAATCGCTCCACGATCCGCTGATGGAGTGGGCGAAGGAGGAGTTCGGCGAGAAATTCGTCGCCGAGGCGGACGGCGAACTAAACGAGATCGAGTTGATCGGCTCCCGCGCCGCGATGATCGGTTTTGACATGAACATGGAGAACGATGATGGACACGACCCGGCTTGCGGACTTTCTGGCTGACCCGGCCCATTTCGCCGAGACTTTGCTCAAGTCCGGCGGATCTGCCGTGGCGCTGGACCCGTGGCAGAAAAGTTTTCTGCGCAACGGCGCGAAGCTTGCCTGTGTGCTTAAAAGCAGGCGGGTGGGCGGCTCGTGGATAATGGCGATGAA encodes:
- a CDS encoding type II toxin-antitoxin system RelE/ParE family toxin; translated protein: MAPKIERILARLDIATSPEVMNLPGFKSHPLKGGHKGFWSIWVTGNWRIVFRFEGNHVFDVDLVDYH
- a CDS encoding tetratricopeptide repeat protein, producing the protein MKLFAMALALVALTASAGHGAESAVAKGTRLYNEGKYEQALKAFHVSRMRDLTREAYFAWGMSAYKLGKFESAALKFLEAARMYPLDGDLKALLGECYLKAGKPAKALVRLRETDKLPVKDRAAALLMWGAAANMTGYGEEALEKYMQARKIAPSMTFETSLGIGTALLILKRYDEAERELAEAVRLRPGDAEAVGNLGEVNIKLGKHADAEKILLNAARLDPGAGIHHYNLACVYALTGRTQEACGALSKAAKMGFSAIQYAGADPDLQSLKDEECFRNISGRGEQAGKRDAKPVKKKSEGRRTGAPEAPEPEL
- a CDS encoding OmpA family protein, producing the protein MAKEKEKIAEPEIIKVTKKGHGGGHGGSWKVAYADFVTAMMAFFLLMWLMTMTSKEKKILLSQYFNNVSLSNVKGGLPYMESGSRNLTEKPEDIISSVSIDQEKISDQMAGGAPPASELVKSIISQLMDLADQIKVESMDEGIRIEITDTEKSRLFAPGSAQLTDTAKKLLKPVAENIKGAVTRIAIEGHTDSQQIAKGGESAWEMSAARAMAVRKELEGYGVNPFSIEKIISYGDRLLMDKSNPANVSNNRINIILLDSRKTEQKKAEAAAKAGAAPAPVPAPAAAH
- a CDS encoding response regulator encodes the protein MTETGQPAVLTRTILVVDDNEDNIFLLENIMVNNGYRVLKALGGQEGLDMINAGSSEIDLIILDVMMPDVDGLTVTKLVKESPRTRHIPILLLTAGHSRTEDLARGLDMGADDYLIKPAERIELLARVRSLLRTKTLQDELSEKNKKLADMNDNLEQMVEERSIEILITRDAVIFGLAKLAEYRDPETGAHLERIRNYTLDLSRELLRTGKCPEAIDDEFCRMIYQCSPLHDIGKVGIPDNVLLKPGKLTDDEFTIMKKHSSIGGDALASAIRWNISENNFLSMGCDIAYYHHEKWNGSGYPKGLKGEDIPLSARIMALADVYDALTHKRVYKAAMSHEEATRIITEGRGSHFDPEIVDTFLNSQEIFMRIRRQYEAGPAEA
- a CDS encoding zinc dependent phospholipase C family protein produces the protein MPKEITHWAMAQAAADSLQNQRLASAIKDNIHLYYIGAVVPDTAYYVTFGSQSEFYEWAADRLHGTKGENTFEPVAELFGHIGQNPSGGSLAFALGALTHIASDTVFHPLVCHFAGDYHAAQKDERRMARARHRWIETLIDLWYMSRPLANGASLSRSLHNTGMDTRDFYRLAAAYVFNAEGKGKEAGFAFASHRVFQSSFSSGLARTALKAAGTLGIDTREHMPLFYPSLSGPARKPLAAAVAYKNPRTGEPCEDSLDTLEQKTIGRAHAYFEMVEQGITSGEGPAKIFTAAKGPSLETGVIGEYGAPPTVYNTSRKIEEILY
- the selB gene encoding selenocysteine-specific translation elongation factor; this translates as MKQFHRIIGSAGHIDHGKTTLIKALTGVDCDRLKEEKKRGITIDIGFASLPLPDGGVAGIVDVPGHRKFVHNMLAGAAGIDVALLVVAADDAVMPQTVEHLAILEIIGVTRGMVAVTKADMVDAETLKMAVDDVAALIAKSSLAGANIIPCSPITGAGMDEVKSELFRLASIPSRRDTESFFRMPIDRAFTMKGHGLVITGSVFSGSAKEEDRVVISPGGMEARIRKIQSYGRQAEVAAAGARAALNITGPQKEEVHRGMVACHPSIAAGHTSFFGSILCHPLSPANIVHGKSYLLHLHTAETLCEVALDPVKILKLGGRGFAKIRFGHPVNLLHGDRFVIRSSSANQTLGGGMALLPGGALTAAGSSVGAVRELLAALEKGVDAALAAMVRRAPCGYPANELMAIFNMPRQRLDAAIAKIGGAGIFEWKGEPYVFLAAEAKAAMEKLAAAVAKFHADNPAVSGMDETKLAAMAHAFIDPALAGHWIRKGAEGGLLEINGALIRIPGRRAVFSGADEKARTAIVRTFRDGGLNPPKAADVPTVSKIPRAEAVKIVRALIQDGELVTVAPEYVIHRETLQSAKAKLLEEVAREGFVETARYRDILGCGRKTAIDLLEYFDGAGLTRRVDNKGRRVLV
- a CDS encoding HigA family addiction module antidote protein — protein: MAMKEPPQPGKSVRFDCLEPLGLTVTKAAKVLGVSRQALNNIVNGKSGISPEMAIRLGKAFGGTAEGWLALQMAYDLAQAKKRAKSIKVDRYVAQEGHSAY